The Frankiales bacterium genome contains a region encoding:
- a CDS encoding response regulator, with the protein MTTVLVCDDAPLAREAIRRAVGAVPGIERVTAAGSGEEVLARFPIERPDLVLMDVRMPGIGGVEASRRLVAAHPDAAIVMLTMGEDPEGVARAVSAGARGYVAKDASREEVAATVALALAATRESPASRSARIRPAGSPPALTEREQQVLDGMSRGKSNAEIGRELYLSEDTVKTHARRLFRKLAAADRAQAVALGFRWGFLR; encoded by the coding sequence ATGACCACCGTTCTCGTGTGCGACGACGCCCCGCTGGCGCGGGAGGCGATCCGCCGGGCCGTGGGCGCCGTGCCCGGGATCGAGCGCGTGACGGCCGCGGGCAGCGGCGAGGAGGTCCTCGCCCGCTTCCCCATCGAGCGGCCCGACCTCGTGCTCATGGACGTCCGGATGCCCGGCATCGGCGGGGTGGAGGCCTCGCGCCGGCTCGTCGCGGCGCACCCGGACGCCGCCATCGTCATGCTCACCATGGGGGAGGACCCCGAGGGCGTGGCCCGGGCGGTCTCGGCGGGTGCCCGCGGGTACGTCGCCAAGGATGCCTCTCGCGAGGAGGTCGCGGCCACGGTCGCCCTGGCCCTGGCCGCGACGCGCGAGAGCCCGGCGTCGCGCTCGGCCCGCATCCGCCCCGCCGGCAGCCCGCCCGCCCTCACCGAGCGCGAGCAGCAGGTGCTCGACGGCATGAGCCGCGGGAAGTCCAACGCCGAGATCGGCCGCGAGCTGTACCTGTCCGAGGACACCGTGAAGACCCACGCGCGCCGCCTGTTCCGCAAGCTCGCCGCCGCCGACCGGGCGCAGGCTGTCGCCCTCGGCTTCCGCTGGGGCTTCCTGAGGTAA
- a CDS encoding WhiB family transcriptional regulator yields the protein MADVSRLPGPNADIWDWQLHAACRGEDSDLFFHPEGERGPSRLSRELAAKSVCARCPVVAQCAAHALSVREPYGVWGGMSEDDREAVYLKRRIPGMRSA from the coding sequence ATGGCAGACGTCTCCCGGCTCCCCGGGCCCAACGCCGACATCTGGGACTGGCAGCTGCACGCTGCCTGCCGCGGCGAGGACAGCGACCTGTTCTTCCACCCCGAGGGCGAGCGGGGCCCCTCGCGGCTCTCGCGCGAGCTGGCCGCCAAGTCGGTCTGCGCCCGCTGCCCCGTCGTGGCCCAGTGCGCCGCGCACGCGCTCTCGGTCCGCGAGCCCTACGGCGTGTGGGGCGGCATGTCCGAGGACGACCGCGAGGCCGTCTACCTCAAGCGCCGCATCCCGGGGATGCGCTCGGCCTGA
- a CDS encoding aldehyde dehydrogenase family protein, translating into MSAQASAGPSSTAPPTGSDRAGPALRPELVTRLLRHAVVSPGAEVRETVAPFTGGLAARLPLSTEVDVDAAYAMARRAQRQWAARPARERARVFLRFHDLVLDRQAEVLDIAQTETGKARRDAFEELLDCALNARHYGRVGPALLAPQRRLGVFPTLTRTTEHHHPKGVVGVVSPWNYPITLAVTDALPALVAGNGVVLRPDPQTTVTALWAVDLMREAGLPEGLMPVVIGDGATVGRAVLDRADYVMFTGSTRVGREVAARAGERLVGCSLELGGKNALVVRADADIERTAEIAERACFANSGQLCIGIERVLVHEDVADAFLEAFLARVRALRLKPGVGWGADMGSLISAKQRDNVLAHVEDAVAKGAQVLTGGRARPDIGPFFVEPTVLTGVTPEMLACREETFGPVVSVSTFRTDDEAVARANDTDYGLNASVCTRDLRAGTAMALRIQAGTVNVNEAYGSTWGSTSAPMGGMKASGLGRRHGVEGILKYTETQTVSVQRGLGLGASFGRTDEQWAGLLTTAVRTLKRVGVR; encoded by the coding sequence ATGAGCGCGCAGGCATCCGCCGGACCCTCCTCGACCGCCCCGCCCACGGGCTCCGACCGCGCCGGCCCCGCCCTGCGCCCGGAGCTCGTGACCCGCCTGCTGCGCCACGCCGTCGTCTCTCCCGGGGCCGAGGTGCGCGAGACCGTCGCGCCGTTCACCGGGGGCCTCGCGGCGCGGCTGCCGCTCTCGACCGAGGTCGACGTCGACGCCGCCTACGCCATGGCGCGCCGCGCCCAGCGGCAGTGGGCCGCCCGCCCGGCCCGCGAGCGCGCGCGGGTGTTCCTGCGCTTCCACGACCTCGTGCTCGACCGGCAGGCCGAGGTGCTCGACATCGCCCAGACCGAGACCGGCAAGGCCCGGCGCGACGCCTTCGAGGAGCTGCTCGACTGCGCGCTCAACGCGCGCCACTACGGGCGGGTCGGTCCGGCGCTGCTGGCCCCGCAGCGCAGGCTCGGCGTCTTCCCGACGCTCACCCGCACCACCGAGCACCACCACCCCAAGGGCGTGGTCGGCGTCGTCTCGCCGTGGAACTACCCGATCACCCTCGCGGTCACCGACGCGCTGCCGGCGCTCGTCGCGGGCAACGGCGTCGTGCTCCGGCCGGACCCGCAGACCACCGTGACGGCGCTGTGGGCGGTGGACCTCATGCGCGAGGCGGGGCTGCCCGAGGGGCTCATGCCCGTGGTCATCGGCGACGGCGCCACGGTCGGCCGCGCGGTGCTCGACCGCGCGGACTACGTGATGTTCACCGGGTCGACCCGGGTCGGCCGCGAGGTCGCGGCGCGGGCGGGCGAGCGGCTCGTGGGCTGCTCCCTCGAGCTGGGCGGCAAGAACGCGCTGGTGGTGCGGGCCGACGCCGACATCGAGCGCACCGCGGAGATCGCCGAGCGGGCCTGCTTCGCCAACTCCGGGCAGCTGTGCATCGGGATCGAGCGCGTGCTGGTGCACGAGGACGTCGCCGACGCGTTCCTCGAGGCGTTCCTCGCCCGGGTGCGCGCCCTGCGGCTCAAGCCCGGCGTCGGCTGGGGGGCCGACATGGGCTCGCTCATCTCGGCCAAGCAGCGCGACAACGTCCTCGCCCACGTCGAGGACGCCGTCGCCAAGGGCGCCCAGGTGCTCACCGGCGGACGGGCCCGCCCGGACATCGGCCCCTTCTTCGTCGAGCCGACCGTGCTCACCGGCGTCACGCCCGAGATGCTCGCCTGCCGCGAGGAGACCTTCGGGCCGGTCGTGAGCGTCTCGACGTTCCGCACCGACGACGAGGCCGTCGCCCGGGCCAACGACACCGACTACGGGCTCAACGCGTCGGTGTGCACCCGCGACCTGCGCGCCGGGACGGCCATGGCGCTGCGCATCCAGGCCGGCACCGTCAACGTCAACGAGGCGTACGGCTCCACGTGGGGCTCGACGTCGGCGCCGATGGGCGGCATGAAGGCCTCGGGCCTCGGCCGCCGGCACGGGGTCGAGGGCATCCTCAAGTACACCGAGACCCAGACGGTGTCCGTCCAGCGCGGGCTCGGGCTGGGCGCGTCGTTCGGGCGCACCGACGAGCAGTGGGCGGGACTGCTCACCACCGCGGTGCGCACCCTCAAGCGGGTCGGCGTCCGATGA
- a CDS encoding ATP-binding cassette domain-containing protein: MRPPEDAVAAATLTGQSLPVASDPTMRRYVRRLLLRHRRAFGVVIAANAVASVAGLAGPIVLGGLVESLTTGTTTEFIDRAALWFLAALVVQTVFTRITRLRAGILGEEVLADLREDFLGRAVALPTGVVERAGTGDLVSRTTTDIDKLNHAVRDAIPQITISVVTAALVGGALVVTAPQLALVWLLAVPPILIASRWYFRRAPQAYRAESATYAAVSASIAETVDAGQTIELYRLEEQRAEVTDRRIRRWVSWERYTLWLRCTWFPFIEAGYVLPLAGVLAFGGVLVGNGTITLGQLTTGLLYTQMLVEPVDLILMWYDELQVGQASLARLVGVHEVPDPETDDTLEPADDRLVVDDVRFGYRAGRDVLHGIDLDVSPGERVALVGPSGAGKSTLGRLMAGIYAPRTGTVEMGGAALSLMPTETVRTQVALVNQEHHVFVGTLRDNLLLAKPDADDHELLAALEAVDAMPWYDTLPDGLGTEVGQGGHSLAPGQAQQVALARLILADPHTLVLDEATSLLDPRAARHLERSLNAVLEGRTVIAIAHRLHTAYDADRIAVIEDGRVSELGSHDQLVAADGAYAALWRSWRDAD, translated from the coding sequence ATGAGGCCGCCCGAGGACGCCGTCGCCGCCGCGACGCTCACCGGCCAGTCGCTGCCGGTCGCCAGCGACCCGACCATGCGCCGTTACGTCCGCCGCCTGCTGCTGCGCCACCGCCGCGCGTTCGGCGTCGTCATCGCGGCCAACGCCGTGGCGTCGGTCGCCGGCCTGGCCGGCCCGATCGTGCTCGGCGGCCTGGTGGAGAGCCTCACCACGGGCACCACGACCGAGTTCATCGACCGCGCCGCGCTGTGGTTCCTCGCCGCGCTCGTCGTGCAGACCGTGTTCACGCGGATCACGCGGCTGCGCGCCGGCATCCTCGGCGAGGAGGTGCTCGCCGACCTGCGCGAGGACTTCCTCGGCCGGGCCGTGGCGCTGCCCACCGGCGTCGTGGAGCGGGCCGGCACGGGCGACCTCGTGTCGCGGACGACGACGGACATCGACAAGCTCAACCACGCGGTGCGCGACGCGATCCCGCAGATCACCATCTCGGTGGTCACCGCCGCGCTGGTGGGCGGCGCGCTCGTGGTCACGGCGCCGCAGCTCGCGCTCGTGTGGCTGCTCGCCGTCCCGCCGATCCTCATCGCCTCGCGGTGGTACTTCCGCCGGGCGCCGCAGGCCTACCGGGCCGAGTCGGCCACGTACGCCGCGGTGAGCGCGTCCATCGCCGAGACCGTCGACGCCGGGCAGACCATCGAGCTGTACCGGCTCGAGGAGCAGCGGGCCGAGGTCACCGACCGCCGCATCCGCCGCTGGGTGTCCTGGGAGCGCTACACGCTGTGGCTGCGGTGCACGTGGTTCCCCTTCATCGAGGCGGGCTACGTGCTGCCGCTCGCCGGCGTGCTGGCGTTCGGCGGCGTGCTCGTCGGCAACGGCACCATCACCCTCGGCCAGCTGACCACCGGCCTGCTCTACACGCAGATGCTCGTCGAGCCCGTCGACCTCATCCTCATGTGGTACGACGAGCTCCAGGTGGGGCAGGCCTCGCTGGCCCGGCTCGTCGGCGTCCACGAGGTGCCGGACCCGGAGACCGACGACACCCTCGAGCCGGCCGACGACCGGCTCGTCGTCGACGACGTGCGCTTCGGCTACCGCGCCGGGCGCGACGTGCTGCACGGCATCGACCTCGACGTGTCTCCGGGCGAGCGCGTGGCGCTGGTGGGCCCGTCCGGGGCGGGCAAGTCGACCCTCGGCCGGCTGATGGCCGGCATCTACGCGCCGCGCACCGGCACGGTCGAGATGGGCGGCGCGGCGCTCTCGCTCATGCCGACGGAGACGGTCCGCACGCAGGTGGCCCTGGTCAACCAGGAGCACCACGTGTTCGTCGGCACGCTGCGCGACAACCTGCTGCTGGCCAAGCCCGACGCCGACGACCACGAGCTGCTCGCCGCCCTGGAGGCCGTCGACGCGATGCCCTGGTACGACACGCTTCCCGACGGCCTGGGCACCGAGGTGGGCCAGGGCGGCCACTCGCTGGCACCCGGGCAGGCGCAGCAGGTCGCCCTCGCCCGGCTGATCCTGGCCGACCCGCACACCCTCGTGCTCGACGAGGCGACGTCGCTGCTCGACCCGCGGGCGGCGCGCCACCTCGAGCGCTCGCTCAACGCGGTGCTCGAGGGCCGCACCGTGATCGCGATCGCGCACCGCCTGCACACCGCCTACGACGCCGACCGCATCGCGGTGATCGAGGACGGCCGGGTGAGCGAGCTCGGCAGCCACGACCAACTCGTCGCGGCCGACGGCGCCTACGCCGCGCTCTGGCGCAGCTGGCGCGACGCCGACTGA
- a CDS encoding DUF222 domain-containing protein: MTAVDDRDTALGFRAVGLGFHPDWDVHDPIAWLTGDPHALPLLLEQPVDATDLILLEQVDVEAIAEPAELIDYLSVATRLEAHLASLRLAAEAAFAAKACPDSTSVHATYADAAAEQEVAYATHNSVYGASKEIDRGRALKELFPGFGAALAAGELTERHCAVLVDQTRHITDPEVLATIESAALEKARTLTASELRKHLDKLISRLDPDATVRAHKAVATRDAYRQPLGDGLAFLGVTHQAPVIDAVFDAIEAAGKALRAQRGGAEALQAGNDDAASGACRADALAALVLGTRNQEGELVYDASRTQTEVHVVMDLDTLRGGRDGLALLNGTPIPAPIAREVAAVADWWRRLVVDPVDGHLLDYGTRQYLPAALREFVLRRDPVCRRPGCTRRAQEMDHALPFPQGASDTANCGGLCSRCHQVKTAGHATLEDSAPDGSGTWVTRWRQRIRIPAQPVLEAPPQAASPVGAPIAPGAAPPGDDDDVAPGDDPGSSAPPDRPPF; this comes from the coding sequence ATGACCGCCGTCGACGACCGGGACACCGCCCTGGGCTTCCGTGCGGTGGGTCTGGGGTTCCACCCGGACTGGGACGTGCACGACCCGATCGCGTGGCTCACCGGGGACCCCCACGCACTGCCGCTGCTGCTCGAGCAGCCGGTGGACGCGACCGACCTGATCCTGCTCGAGCAGGTCGACGTCGAGGCGATCGCCGAGCCGGCCGAGCTGATCGACTACCTCTCCGTCGCGACCCGGCTGGAAGCCCACCTCGCATCGCTGCGCCTGGCGGCCGAGGCCGCGTTCGCGGCGAAGGCGTGCCCGGACTCGACGAGCGTTCACGCGACGTACGCGGACGCGGCGGCCGAGCAGGAAGTCGCCTACGCCACCCACAACAGCGTCTACGGCGCGTCCAAGGAGATCGACCGCGGCCGCGCGCTCAAGGAGCTCTTCCCGGGGTTCGGGGCGGCGCTGGCTGCGGGGGAGCTCACCGAGCGGCACTGCGCCGTCCTCGTGGACCAGACCCGGCACATCACGGACCCCGAGGTACTCGCGACGATCGAGAGCGCGGCGCTGGAGAAGGCCCGCACCCTGACCGCCTCGGAGCTGCGCAAGCACCTCGACAAGCTGATCTCCCGCCTCGACCCCGACGCGACCGTCCGCGCCCACAAGGCCGTCGCGACACGGGACGCGTACCGGCAGCCCCTGGGTGACGGGCTGGCGTTCCTCGGCGTGACCCACCAGGCGCCCGTGATCGACGCGGTGTTCGACGCGATCGAGGCTGCGGGCAAGGCCCTGCGCGCGCAGCGCGGCGGCGCCGAGGCCCTGCAGGCCGGGAATGACGACGCAGCGTCGGGTGCCTGCCGCGCCGACGCGCTCGCCGCCCTCGTGCTCGGGACCCGCAACCAGGAGGGCGAGCTCGTCTACGACGCCTCCCGGACGCAGACCGAGGTGCACGTCGTGATGGACCTCGACACCCTCCGCGGAGGGCGCGACGGGCTCGCCCTCCTCAACGGCACCCCGATACCCGCGCCCATCGCCCGTGAAGTCGCCGCGGTCGCCGACTGGTGGCGCCGGCTGGTCGTGGACCCGGTCGACGGGCACCTCCTCGACTACGGCACCCGCCAGTACCTGCCCGCCGCGCTGCGCGAGTTCGTGCTGCGCCGCGACCCCGTCTGCCGCCGCCCGGGCTGCACGCGCCGCGCGCAGGAGATGGACCACGCCCTCCCGTTCCCGCAGGGCGCTAGCGACACGGCGAACTGCGGCGGGCTGTGCTCGCGCTGCCACCAGGTGAAGACCGCCGGGCACGCCACCCTCGAGGACAGCGCCCCCGACGGCTCCGGAACGTGGGTCACCCGATGGCGGCAGCGCATCCGCATCCCCGCCCAACCGGTCCTCGAAGCACCACCACAGGCTGCATCGCCTGTGGGAGCCCCGATTGCGCCAGGTGCCGCGCCACCGGGCGACGATGACGATGTCGCCCCCGGCGACGACCCCGGCTCATCGGCCCCGCCCGACCGTCCGCCGTTCTGA
- a CDS encoding GuaB3 family IMP dehydrogenase-related protein — MTEIEIGRAKRARPAYSLDDIAVVPSRRTRDPELVSVAWRIDAYSFDTPVLAAPMDSVVSPATAVQIGRLGGLGVLDLEGLWTRHEDPTPLLDEVASLPDERVVPRLQEIYTAPVREELITARIAEIRASGVTVAAALSPSRTAQFAKTVVDAGVDLFVIRGTTVSAEHVTREGAPEPLNLKQFIYELDVPVIVGGCATYQAALHLMRTGAAGVLVGFGGGAAHTTRDVLGVRVPMASAIADVAAARRDYLDESGGRYVHVIADGGVGRSGDLPKAIACGADAVMVGSPLARAEEAPGRGYHWGIEATHAELPRGERVHLGQVGTLAEILHGPSRTADGTMNLVGALRRAMATTGYSDLKEFQRVEVVVTTNR; from the coding sequence GTGACCGAGATCGAGATCGGCCGCGCCAAGCGCGCGCGTCCCGCGTACTCCCTCGACGACATCGCGGTCGTCCCGAGCCGGCGCACCCGCGACCCCGAGCTCGTGTCGGTGGCCTGGCGCATCGACGCCTACAGCTTCGACACCCCGGTGCTCGCCGCGCCGATGGACTCGGTCGTCTCCCCGGCGACGGCGGTGCAGATCGGCCGGCTCGGCGGCCTCGGCGTGCTCGACCTCGAGGGCCTCTGGACCCGCCACGAGGACCCCACCCCGCTGCTCGACGAGGTGGCCTCGCTGCCCGACGAGCGGGTCGTGCCGCGGCTGCAGGAGATCTACACCGCGCCGGTCCGCGAGGAGCTCATCACGGCGCGCATCGCCGAGATCCGCGCGTCCGGCGTCACCGTGGCGGCGGCGCTCTCGCCGTCGCGCACCGCGCAGTTCGCCAAGACCGTCGTGGACGCCGGGGTCGACCTGTTCGTCATCCGCGGCACCACCGTGAGCGCCGAGCACGTCACCCGCGAGGGCGCGCCCGAGCCGCTGAACCTCAAGCAGTTCATCTACGAGCTCGACGTGCCGGTCATCGTCGGCGGCTGCGCCACCTACCAGGCCGCCCTGCACCTCATGCGCACCGGTGCGGCCGGGGTCCTGGTGGGCTTCGGCGGCGGCGCCGCGCACACCACGCGCGACGTGCTCGGCGTGCGGGTGCCCATGGCGTCCGCGATCGCCGACGTCGCGGCCGCCCGGCGCGACTACCTCGACGAGAGCGGCGGGCGCTACGTGCACGTCATCGCCGACGGCGGCGTCGGCCGCTCGGGCGACCTCCCCAAGGCCATCGCCTGCGGCGCCGACGCCGTGATGGTCGGCTCGCCGCTCGCGCGCGCCGAGGAGGCGCCCGGGCGCGGCTACCACTGGGGGATCGAGGCGACCCACGCCGAGCTGCCGCGGGGCGAGCGGGTGCACCTCGGCCAGGTCGGCACCCTCGCGGAGATCCTGCACGGCCCGTCGCGCACGGCCGACGGCACGATGAACCTCGTCGGCGCGCTGCGCCGGGCGATGGCCACCACCGGGTACTCCGACCTCAAGGAGTTCCAGCGGGTCGAGGTCGTCGTCACCACCAACCGCTGA
- the guaB gene encoding IMP dehydrogenase produces MPREPADAGLGRRRSAVGGAGGSGYPGAHRPAAGRPPVSDTHGIPEKFAALGLTYDDVLLLPGETDVVPSDVDTTSRLTRTISLRVPLVSAAMDTVTEARMAIAMARQGGLGVLHRNLSIEDQAYQVDLVKRTQTGMISNPITIGPKATLEELDEKCGQYRVSGLPVVDEGDVLLGIVTNRDLRFTPVAEWGTTLVSDVMTPMPLVVGHDGIDREEATLLLRQHKRERLPIVDDAGRLTGLITVKDFVKSEQFPNATKDADGRLMVGAAIGYFGDAWERATTLVEAGVDVLVADTAHGHVRLLLDMVARLKADPATRNVQVIGGNVATRAGAQAFVDAGADAVKVGVGPGSICTTRVVTGVGAPQITAVHDASLACRPAGVPVIADGGLQYSGDIAKALVAGAESVMLGSMLAGCDESPGEVIFVNGKQYKSYRGMGSLGAMSSRGKKSYSKDRYFQAEVDSDDKIVPEGVEGRVAYRGPLSAVAHQLVGGLRQSMFYVGARTVPELQERGRFIRITAASLKESHPHDIQMTAEAPNYPS; encoded by the coding sequence ATGCCTCGTGAGCCTGCTGATGCGGGGTTAGGGCGGCGGCGTTCGGCGGTGGGGGGTGCGGGTGGGTCCGGGTACCCTGGTGCTCACCGCCCCGCTGCTGGAAGGCCACCCGTGTCGGACACCCACGGCATCCCGGAGAAGTTCGCTGCGCTCGGGCTCACCTACGACGACGTCCTGCTGCTGCCGGGGGAGACCGACGTCGTGCCCTCGGACGTCGACACCACCTCGCGGCTGACGCGCACGATCTCGCTGCGCGTGCCGCTCGTGTCGGCGGCGATGGACACCGTCACCGAGGCGCGGATGGCGATCGCGATGGCGCGCCAGGGCGGCCTCGGCGTGCTGCACCGCAACCTGTCGATCGAGGACCAGGCCTACCAGGTCGACCTCGTGAAGCGGACCCAGACCGGGATGATCTCCAACCCGATCACCATCGGGCCCAAGGCCACCCTCGAGGAGCTCGACGAGAAGTGCGGCCAGTACCGCGTCTCGGGCCTGCCGGTCGTCGACGAGGGCGACGTCCTGCTCGGCATCGTCACCAACCGCGACCTGCGGTTCACCCCCGTCGCCGAGTGGGGCACCACCCTCGTGAGCGACGTCATGACGCCGATGCCGCTCGTCGTCGGCCACGACGGCATCGATCGCGAGGAGGCCACGCTGCTGCTGCGCCAGCACAAGCGCGAGCGGCTGCCGATCGTCGACGACGCCGGGCGCCTCACCGGGCTCATCACGGTGAAGGACTTCGTGAAGTCCGAGCAGTTCCCGAACGCCACCAAGGACGCCGACGGCCGGCTCATGGTCGGCGCCGCGATCGGGTACTTCGGCGACGCCTGGGAGCGGGCCACCACGCTGGTGGAGGCCGGGGTCGACGTGCTGGTCGCGGACACCGCGCACGGGCACGTCCGGCTGCTGCTCGACATGGTGGCGCGGCTCAAGGCTGATCCCGCCACCCGGAACGTGCAGGTGATCGGCGGCAACGTCGCCACGCGGGCCGGCGCGCAGGCGTTCGTGGACGCCGGCGCCGACGCCGTGAAGGTGGGCGTGGGTCCCGGCTCGATCTGCACCACGCGCGTGGTCACCGGCGTCGGCGCCCCGCAGATCACCGCGGTCCACGACGCCTCGCTGGCCTGCCGCCCGGCGGGCGTGCCCGTCATCGCCGACGGCGGCCTGCAGTACTCCGGCGACATCGCCAAGGCGCTCGTCGCGGGGGCGGAGTCGGTGATGCTCGGCTCGATGCTCGCCGGCTGCGACGAGAGCCCCGGCGAGGTCATCTTCGTCAACGGCAAGCAGTACAAGAGCTATCGCGGCATGGGCTCGCTCGGGGCCATGAGCTCGCGCGGGAAGAAGTCCTACTCCAAGGACCGCTACTTCCAGGCCGAGGTCGACAGCGACGACAAGATCGTGCCCGAGGGCGTCGAGGGGCGCGTCGCCTACCGCGGCCCGCTCTCGGCGGTGGCCCACCAGCTCGTCGGCGGCCTGCGCCAGTCGATGTTCTACGTCGGGGCGCGCACCGTGCCGGAGCTCCAGGAGCGCGGGCGGTTCATCCGGATCACGGCGGCCTCGCTCAAGGAGAGCCACCCGCACGACATCCAGATGACGGCCGAGGCCCCCAACTACCCGTCCTGA
- a CDS encoding FAD-dependent oxidoreductase yields MSPAARRAQESAPAEHVDVVVVGSGFGGSVTALRLTEKGYRVLVLEAGRRFTDDEFAKTSWRLRSFLYAPRLGLYGIQRIHLLPDVLVLAGAGVGGGSLVYANTLYVPPREFFEDPQWAGITDWERELAPYYDQASRMLGVTDVPHRSPLDETFAAVAEEMGVGDTFRLTPVGVFFGAPAGETVPDPFFGGVGPARTGCRECGSCMTGCRHNAKNTLPKNYLGLAERAGAVVRPLTTVTGIRPRPEGGYVVESVRTGPLMRGRRTVTADHVVLAAGTYNTQALLHRMRDEGALPRLSPRLGHTSRTNSESLVGAISRRRDTDFTRGVAISSSFHPDERTHVESVRYGKGSNFMGLLGTVLTDGVDGVPRWKVWARTLAANPGDAVRSLSVRRWSERGAIALVMQSVDNSVTVSSIRTRLGRWKLTSRQGDGEPNPTWIPAGNEAARRIAEHIDGFPMGNLGELIDAPLTAHFVGGCCIGADAGHGVIDGYHRVFGHEGLHVVDGAAVTANLGVNPSLTITAQAERAMALWPNKGEPDPRPPLGSAYTEVDAVPPARPVVPESAPGALRLPVVDVRHGAAARPDPTRA; encoded by the coding sequence ATGAGCCCGGCGGCGCGTCGCGCGCAGGAGTCGGCGCCGGCCGAGCACGTCGACGTCGTCGTCGTGGGCTCGGGTTTCGGCGGCTCGGTGACGGCGCTGCGCCTCACCGAGAAGGGCTACCGCGTGCTCGTCCTCGAGGCCGGGCGCCGGTTCACCGACGACGAGTTCGCAAAGACCTCGTGGCGGCTGCGCTCGTTCCTCTACGCCCCGCGCCTCGGGCTCTACGGCATCCAGCGGATCCACCTGCTGCCCGACGTCCTCGTGCTGGCCGGCGCCGGCGTCGGCGGTGGCTCGCTCGTCTACGCCAACACGCTCTACGTGCCGCCGCGGGAGTTCTTCGAGGACCCGCAGTGGGCCGGCATCACCGACTGGGAGCGCGAGCTGGCGCCGTACTACGACCAGGCGTCGCGGATGCTCGGCGTCACCGACGTGCCGCACCGCTCCCCGCTCGACGAGACCTTCGCCGCCGTCGCCGAGGAGATGGGCGTGGGGGACACCTTCCGGCTCACGCCGGTGGGCGTGTTCTTCGGCGCCCCGGCGGGGGAGACGGTGCCCGACCCGTTCTTCGGCGGCGTCGGCCCGGCGCGCACCGGCTGCCGCGAGTGCGGCTCGTGCATGACCGGGTGCCGGCACAACGCGAAGAACACGCTGCCCAAGAACTACCTCGGTCTCGCCGAGCGGGCGGGCGCCGTCGTCCGGCCGCTCACGACCGTGACGGGCATCCGGCCGCGTCCCGAGGGCGGCTACGTCGTCGAGTCCGTGCGCACGGGTCCGCTCATGCGTGGGCGGCGCACGGTGACCGCCGACCACGTGGTGCTCGCGGCGGGCACGTACAACACGCAGGCGCTGCTGCACCGGATGCGCGACGAGGGCGCGCTGCCCCGGCTCTCGCCGCGGCTGGGCCACACCTCGCGCACCAACTCCGAGTCGCTCGTCGGCGCGATCTCGCGGCGGCGCGACACCGACTTCACCCGCGGCGTGGCCATCTCGTCGTCGTTCCACCCCGACGAGCGCACGCACGTCGAGTCGGTGCGCTACGGCAAGGGCTCGAACTTCATGGGGCTGCTCGGCACGGTGCTCACCGACGGGGTCGACGGCGTCCCGCGCTGGAAGGTGTGGGCGCGCACCCTCGCGGCGAACCCCGGCGACGCCGTGCGGTCGCTGTCGGTGCGGCGCTGGTCCGAGCGCGGCGCCATCGCGCTCGTGATGCAGTCGGTGGACAACTCCGTGACGGTGTCCTCGATCCGCACCCGGCTGGGCCGGTGGAAGCTCACCTCGCGCCAGGGCGACGGCGAGCCCAACCCCACGTGGATCCCCGCGGGCAACGAGGCAGCCAGGCGCATCGCCGAGCACATCGACGGCTTCCCCATGGGCAACCTCGGCGAGCTCATCGACGCCCCGCTGACCGCGCACTTCGTCGGCGGGTGCTGCATCGGCGCCGACGCGGGGCACGGCGTCATCGACGGCTACCACCGCGTGTTCGGGCACGAGGGCCTGCACGTGGTCGACGGCGCGGCGGTGACGGCCAACCTCGGGGTGAACCCCTCCCTCACCATCACCGCGCAGGCCGAGCGCGCGATGGCCCTGTGGCCCAACAAGGGCGAGCCGGACCCCCGGCCGCCGCTCGGCTCGGCGTACACGGAGGTCGACGCCGTGCCCCCGGCGCGCCCGGTCGTGCCCGAGTCGGCGCCGGGCGCCCTGCGCCTTCCCGTCGTCGACGTGCGCCACGGCGCCGCCGCCCGTCCGGATCCCACCCGCGCCTGA